In one Fusarium falciforme chromosome 5, complete sequence genomic region, the following are encoded:
- a CDS encoding MFS domain-containing protein has protein sequence MGAHETHQTDSEAAVGNKDEAIAIVGEEQHAIDPVVAARAVRKIDLFLIPAMIVGYGLVYYDKAILGSAVLFGMTADLHLTIVDASTTPPTVDTRRLSWATSLFYFGMLAGLYPMTFALQRFNIGRVLGGVVIVWAAICMLTAAVTSYQGLYVQRFFLGFVESIIPTGFMCIVSGYYTQTEQSLRQSWWFSSTGIFTIIGGALNYGFAQITGGGLKRWQYIYLLAGSLTFLFGLFCFVMPNSPVSAWFLTKEERFAAVERLRHGQTGVRCTTFKTSQLKEAVLDVKIWLVALMMASAYTVNGAVSGFGPLIVSTFGWSTLHSILFQFPLGGLCFIVILLTGWLGTKFNNIRIFMLIFTCLPVIAGCAIIWKSEWSYRAAAPVVGYSITGFFGGTVSLIITIGMSNVAGHTKKSFMAATIFVAYCVGNIVGPQLVWSQTKNEHYPALWLGLIICYIICILASTALYFVLRNENRKRDAVPGDEAERAKLAFQDLTDKENPYFRYVY, from the exons ATGGGCGCACACGAAACTCACCAGACCGACAGCGAAGCTGCTGTCGGGAACAaagatgaagccatcgctATTGTCGGAGAGGAGCAGCATGCCATCGATCCTGTGGTGGCTGCCCGCGCCGTGAGAAAGATTGACCTGTTTCTCATCCCCGCCATGATTGTCGGCT ATGGCCTCGTGTACTACGACAAGGCGATTCTAGGCTCTGCTGTTCTCTTTGGTATGACTGCCGACCTCCACCTCACCATCGTGGACGCTTCAACTACGCCTCCAACAGTCGACACCCGACGGCTCAGCTGGGCCACTTCCCTCTTCTACTTTGGCATGCTGGCTGGTCTGTACCCCATGACGTTCGCCCTCCAGCGCTTCAACATCGGCCGCGTCCTCGGTGGTGTCGTGATCGTCTGGGCTGCTATCTGTATGCTCACTGCTGCTGTGACGTCGTACCAGGGGTTGTATGTGCAGCGCTTCTTCCTAGGTTTTGTCGAGAGTATCATTCCTACGGGATTCATGTGCATTGTGTCTGGGTATTATACGCAGACTGAGCAGTCCCTCCGACAGAGTTGGTGGTTCTCTTCGACTGGCATCTTCACCATCATCGGAGGCGCACTCAACTATGGCTTTGCGCAGATTACGGGTGGTGGCCTTAAGAGATGGCAGTATATCTACCTCCTCGCAGGATCACTGACATTCCTCTTCGGCCTCTTCTGCTTCGTCATGCCCAACTCACCCGTGTCAGCTTGGTTCCTGACCAAAGAGGAGAGATTCGCTGCCGTGGAGCGTCTTCGACATGGCCAAACCGGTGTGCGATGCACAACCTTCAAGACATCACAGCTTAAGGAAGCCGTTCTCGACGTCAAGATCTGGCTCGTGGCtctgatgatggcatccgCATACACCGTCAACGGCGCCGTCAGCGGATTCGGTCCTCTAATCGTGTCGACCTTTGGCTGGAGTACCCTCCACTCGATCCTCTTCCAATTTCCCCTCGGAGGACTCtgcttcatcgtcatcctcctcacaGGATGGCTGGGCACAAAGTTCAACAACATTCGCATCTTCATGCTCATCTTTACTTGTCTGCCCGTCATTGCTGGATGTGCCATCATCTGGAAGAGCGAGTGGTCGTACCGTGCTGCGGCGCCTGTGGTGGGATACTCCATCACCGGCTTCTTTGGAGGAACCGTGAGTCTCATCATCACTATTGGCATGTCTAATGTTGCCGGACATACCAAGAAGAGTTTCATGGCTGCCACCATCTTTGTTGCCTACTGCGTTGGAAATATTGTTGGCCCTCAGCTTGTTTGGAGCCAGACCAAGAACGAGCACTACCCTGCCCTATGGCTTGGTTTGATCATCTG TTATATCATCTGTATCCTCGCATCGACTGCTCTCTACTTTGTTCTGCGCAACGAGAACAGGAAGAGAGATGCCGTCCCCGGAGATGAAGCTGAACGAGCCAAGCTGGCGTTCCAAGACTTGACCGACAAGGAGAACCCCTACTTCCGCTACGTCTACTGA
- a CDS encoding Protein kinase domain-containing protein yields the protein MSQHRDSGSSQGLLTVRPQETSSGGAGLAVIRGRAVEDLQLRPARPGALSARSGLATATPPGTYQRFMLEHLAKTFGDEHLSSAGPSNAEFYSTGGQFADFSRERKNSTADTVLGDIDARLRQPGLIHEIEIDDEAESLNFEQLGEAEPKEKPEPSQREVVDLSCVRNDLTALVTKHGCNTSFFSSCTGKFLSDVRLWRYMDQPKVRAILDQCGLEGVSDDEKDWLASKICSKPRSKTDIGFISYRKILALLIRIQKQGQIRRFVDEELHDGLLPLKQVDGPGGCVQLVLDERSGPHPCFADWDHEHIEDFAWKQWEMCAPFFKTENDDLRHYIFPGGIAIPLIPAGEGQVEGAGGHVAKVQLPETHGNLRTRQTGERKQLFAVKKLKSSDRGAFEAEAHALGRLNKIRKQHEQETNENTKHISMIAATFEIESGNILHFYLVFPCADGNLREFWNMHSTAQDPEHVYGLSRWMAEQIHGLASALNILHEFYAHRAEDDDDPRNHGIHGDIKPENILRFTNWDGDPGKHGVLQLADFGLTKYHHTATVNHVDPHMRFHPYCAPEVQANWRTNQSLDTWALGCLFFEFCLWVVFGNEGLRGFDESRTVVNSDGSMTVGMLYEIHGYGTSGCWPFPRVNKKITIHEGVVQWAKKIHGLPWVPKFIHDLVDIVVTDILVPRNDSGEHPTSPNDGRGSSQSSSPRSATSQESRTYLPMRRNTTVRSEPSRVPPPRKRFWSTDLPKKRISMSELCNKLEGMVDQDEEYFTRGFSYDMATFKTARPFRYVRQKGKRPPLGVKV from the exons ATGTCTCAACACCGCGATTCGGGATCGTCGCAAGGTCTCCTGACAGTCCGACCCCAAGAGACGTCTAGCGGAGGCGCAGGCCTCGCTGTCATTAGGGGGAGGGCAGTCGAGGACCTTCAGCTTAGACCTGCACGACCTGGAGCTCTATCTGCTCGCTCTGGTCTTGCTACTGCTACACCACCTGGGACCTATCAAAGGTTTATGCTGGAGCATCTTGCAAAGACTTTTGGCGATGAACATTTGTCGTCCGCGGGACCTAGCAATGCTGAATTTTACTCCACAGGCGGTCAGTTCGCTGACTTCAGCCGCGAGCGCAAGAACAGCACGGCAGATACAGTTCTTGGAG ATATCGACGCAAGACTACGCCAGCCGGGCCTGATCCACGAGATTGAGATAGACGACGAGGCGGAATCTCTCAACTTTGAGCAGCTGGGAGAGGCTGAACCAAAAGAAAAGCCCGAGCCATCGCAGAGAGAGGTTGTCGACCTCAGCTGTGTCAGAAACGATTTGACGGCACTGGTGACGAAACATGGGTGTAAcacatccttcttctcctcatgcACCGGAAAATTCCTCTCCGACGTTCGTCTCTGGCGCTACATGGACCAGCCCAAGGTGAGGGCTATTCTCGATCAGTGTGGCCTGGAGGGAGTCTCGGACGATGAAAAGGACTGGTTGGCCTCCAAGATCTGCAGCAAGCCGCGGTCAAAGACGGATATCGGATTCATATCGTACCGCAAGATCCTCGCACTCCTGATTCGCATTCAGAAACAGGGTCAGATCAGACGGTTCGTGGATGAAGAGTTGCATGATGGTCTACTTCCTTTGAAGCAGGTCGACGGTCCTGGTGGGTGTGTTCAGCTTGTTCTTGATGAGAGGAGTGGCCCTCACCCATGCTTTGCGGACTGGGATCATGAGCATATCGAGGACTTTGCGTGGAAGCAATGGGAGATGTGCGCGCCCTTCTTCAAGACTGAAAACGACGATCTTCGACATTATATCTTTCCCGGAGGTATCGCTATTCCACTTATCCCAGCTGGCGAGGGGCAAGTCGAGGGTGCAGGAGGACATGTCGCCAAGGTTCAACTGCCTGAAACGCACGGAAACCTCAGAACCCGCCAG ACTGGCGAGAGAAAGCAACTTTTTGCTGTAAAGAAACTCAAGAGCTCCGACCGCGGCGCCTTTGAGGCCGAAGCTCACGCCTTGGGCCGTCTCAACAAGATCAGAAAGCAGCACGAACAAGAGACGAACGAGAACACGAAGCACATTTCCATGATAGCGGCGACGTTTGAGATTGAGTCTGGAAACATATTGCACTTTTATCTCGTCTTTCCCTGCGCCGATGGAAATCTCCGCGAATTCTGGAACATGCACTCGACGGCACAAGACCCAGAACACGTCTATGGCCTCTCCCGTTGGATGGCAGAGCAGATCCACGGTCTCGCGAGCGCTCTGAACATTCTTCACGAGTTCTACGCCCACAGagccgaggatgacgatgacccCCGAAACCACGGTATCCACGGTGACATCAAGCCCGAAAACATCCTCCGCTTCACAAACTGGGACGGCGACCCAGGAAAGCACGGCGTCCTCCAACTCGCAGACTTTGGCTTAACAAAGTACCACCACACGGCGACAGTCAACCACGTTGACCCGCACATGCGGTTCCACCCCTACTGCGCACCCGAGGTGCAGGCTAACTGGCGGACGAACCAGTCGCTCGACACGTGGGCCTTGGGCTGCTTGTTCTTTGAGTTTTGTCTGTGGGTGGTTTTTGGGAATGAGGGGCTTAGGGGGTTTGATGAATCGCGGACAGTGGTTAATTCTGACGGTAGTATGACAGTTGGCATGCTGTATGAGATTCATGGGTATGGGACCTCGGGGTGTTGGCCATTTCCTCGGGTTAACAAGAAGATTACCATTCATGAGGGTGTAGTTCAA TGGGCAAAGAAGATACATGGATTACCTTGGGTTCCCAAGTTCATCCACGATCTCGTCGACATAGTCGTTACCGACATCCTCGTCCCCCGCAACGACTCCGGCGAACATCCCACTTCACCCAACGACGGAAGGGGATCATCGCAgtcatcttctcctcgaaGTGCAACTTCCCAAGAGTCCCGAACTTATCTACCCATGAGGCGAAACACCACGGTGCGCTCCGAGCCATCGCGAGTGCCTCCCCCAAGAAAGAGGTTCTGGTCTACGGATTTGCCCAAGAAGCGAATCAGTATGTCGGAGCTCTGCAATAAACTTGAGGGCATGGTTGATCAGGATGAGGAGTATTTTACTCGGGGGTTCAGCTACGACATGGCGACTTTTAAAACGGCCAGGCCTTTTAGGTATGTGAGACAAAAGGGGAAGCGTCCTCCCCTCGGCGTCAAGGTGTAA